In Aegilops tauschii subsp. strangulata cultivar AL8/78 chromosome 3, Aet v6.0, whole genome shotgun sequence, one genomic interval encodes:
- the LOC109763067 gene encoding uncharacterized protein isoform X1, giving the protein MAMTQMRSLGERTLLQLIHYLVLLVLISLVVLLVLGALFVIPRSNIKGNMVNLVQASLAILFEAVFRMSCSRTTCSGRTSRARSRRTRRRSPVTSSSSAWLAPLADPSLAPTNLLLSLASSISRCCVFWKMEEEENLFILNYFFCIMFVVHMI; this is encoded by the exons ATGGCAATGACACAAATGAGGAGCTTAGGCGAGAG AACACTACTTCAGTTAATACACTATCTAGTACTGCTAGTTCTCATCTCACTTGTTGTGCTTCTTGTACTGGGAGCACTCTTTGTTATCCCAAGATCTAACATCAAAG GCAACATGGTGAATCTAGTACAGGCATCGTTGGCCATCCTCTTCGAGGCTGTGTTTAGG ATGAGCTGCAGCAGGACAACCTGTAGCGGAAGAACTTCGAGGGCAAGATCAAGGAGAACCAGGAGACGATCACCGGTTACCTCATCCTCGTCGGCATGGTTGGCTCCTTTGGCAGACCCCTCTTTGGCTCCGACCAACTTACTTTTGTCGCTGGCTAGCAGCATTTCCAG GTGTTGTGTGTTCTGGAAGATGGAAGAGGAAgaaaatttatttattttgaacTATTTTTTTTGTATTATGTTTGTTGTACATATGATTTGA
- the LOC109763067 gene encoding uncharacterized protein isoform X2, translated as MCGCAEALVRAVVAFFDAFLVDCFLFWCRRPRPRPDNPASAHRDPLVPKDWTGEVLPASDKEKGFAESTLSNQQLADGNDTNEELRRENTTSVNTLSSTASSHLTCCASCTGSTLCYPKI; from the exons ATGTGCGGGTGTGCGGAGGCGCTCGTGAGGGCGGTGGTGGCCTTCTTCGACGCCTTCCTCGTTGACTGCTTCCTCTTCTggtgccgccgcccccgcccccgccccgaCAACCCCGCCTCCGCCCACCGG GATCCGCTTGTGCCCAAGGACTGGACAGGGGAGGTGCTCCCGGCCTCGGACAAAGAGAAAG GTTTTGCAGAGAGCACATTGTCGAACCAGCAGTTGGCAGATGGCAATGACACAAATGAGGAGCTTAGGCGAGAG AACACTACTTCAGTTAATACACTATCTAGTACTGCTAGTTCTCATCTCACTTGTTGTGCTTCTTGTACTGGGAGCACTCTTTGTTATCCCAAGATCTAA